From a region of the Oncorhynchus mykiss isolate Arlee chromosome 32, USDA_OmykA_1.1, whole genome shotgun sequence genome:
- the LOC110489260 gene encoding CCR4-NOT transcription complex subunit 3 isoform X4, whose translation MADKRKLQGEIDRCLKKVTEGVEQFEDIWQKLHNAANANQKEKYEADLKKEIKKLQRLRDQIKTWVASNEIKDKRQLVENRKLIETQMERFKIVERETKTKAYSKEGLGLAQKVDPAQREKEEVGNWLTNTIDTLNMQVDQFESEVESLSVQTRKKKGDKEKQDRIEELKRFIEKHRYHIRMLETILRMLDNDTLPVDSIRKIKDDVEYYMDSSQDPDFEENEFLYDDLDLEELPTSPSVSPHPSLVSLAGSLVATSPPGQSLLDDDLFHQISSGTPTSTTSSSPIPPSSATYTTENSEDDKKRGRSTDSEVGQSPIKNGNPSSSLSSSSSSSSSSSSSASSGASSSSLATITGVGLPVTGGNSLLGNMGGLLSNSGSYRDATQLQQHYHTQQARNSVISSNAPSNSNPSNNILLPSPSASSPANSSTTLPPLTPNTQLHAPSRPSPSSSLGLGLGLGLGKGGITGSPAVSQMSGLGLSGMPASLNTMAGLLAGSTSAPYATAAAGSGTIGSPLAGKSVSSSSPNSGTVGPMGGNTVSDRSTGLLGSAPCAIGVSGGILSLSGLGSGQLAVQGPPLVASSPIGGLSPGSSLGAIGSIGGNSGSGAPSSSVGMGGGSTAITRPPSGQKQNGSTSYSAVVADSTPDSALNSASQLQSSQPSSLTSTTNQPKDSGPSLLGPMILPTSSPSPSYSESKLPGSGMLNGPLSYTQTSESKPQEPLSTLKSMAERAALGSGMEGEMLPLHLTTDIFPSTTLPPGPPSAPQQPSLSEVSIPPSLGVCPLGPVPLSKDQLYQQAMQESAWTHMPHPSDSERIRQYLMRNPCPTLPFHHQVPPPHSDSVEFYQRLSTETLFFIFYYLEGTKAQYLAAKALKKQSWRFHTKYMMWFQRHEEPKTITDEFEQGTYIYFDYEKWGQRKKEGFTFEYRYLEDRDLQ comes from the exons ATGGCTGATAAAAGGAAACTTCAAG GTGAAATAGATCGATGTTTGAAAAAAGTAACGGAAGGCGTGGAACAGTTTGAAGACATTTGGCAAAAG CTTCACAATGCAGCCAACGCTAACCAGAAGGAGAAGTATGAAGCAGACCTCAAGAAAGAGATTAAAAAACTACAG CGTCTTCGAGACCAGATCAAGACGTGGGTGGCCTCCAACGAGATTAAAGACAAAAGGCAGCTAGTGGAGAATCGCAAACTGATTGAGACG CAAATGGAGCGGTTCAAGATCGTGGAGCGAGAGACCAAGACAAAGGCCTACTCTAAGGAGGGGCTGGGCCTGGCACAGAAGGTGGACCCGGCCcaaagggagaaagaggaggtcgGCAATTGGCTAACG AATACAATAGACACTCTGAACATGCAGGTGGACCAGTTTGAGAGCGAAGTGGAGTCCCTCTCAGTCCAGACTCGAAAGAAGAAGGGAGACAAAGAG AAACAGGACCGCATCGAAGAGCTGAAGCGCTTCATCGAGAAGCACCGGTACCACATCCGGATGCTGGAGACCATCCTGCGCATGCTGGACAACGACACCTTGCCGGTGGACTCCATCCGCAAGATCAAGGACGACGTGGAGTACTACATGGACTCGTCGCAGGACCCAGACTTCGAGGAGAACGAGTTCCTCTACGACGACCTGGATCTGGAGGAGCTCC ctacctctccctctgtctccccccatCCATCTCTTGTCTCTCTAGCCGGGTCGCTGGTGGCCACGTCCCCGCCGGGCCAATCGCTCCTGGACGACGATCTCTTCCATCAGATCTCCAGCGGCACGCCTACCTCCACCACTTCCTCCTCGCCCATCCCTCCCTCGTCCGCAACTTACACTACG gagaaCTCTGAAGATGACAAGAAAAGGGGACGTTCGACAGACAGTGAAGTCGGTCAG TCGCCTATCAAGAACGGCAACCCCTCTTCGTcgttgtcctcctcctcctcttcctcctcctcctcttcatcctctgcCTCCTCGGGAGCCTCCTCATCCTCGCTGGCGACCATCACCGGGGTTGGCCTGCCTGTCACTGGGGGCAACAGCCTCCTGGGCAACATGGGAGGTCTCCTCTCCAACTCTGGCAGCTACAGAGACGCTACCCAACTGCAGCAGCATTACCATACCCAGCAGGCCAGAAACTCAGTCATCTCCTCCAACGCCCCCTCCAACTCCAACCCTTCGAACAACATCCTCCTCCCCAGCCCCTCCGCTTCCTCACCCGCCAACTCTAGCACAACCCTCCCCCCACTCACGCCCAACACCCAGTTGCATGCTCCATCAAGGCCGTCACCGTCCTCCAGCTTGGGGCTTGGGTTGGGCTTGGGCCTTGGTAAAGGCGGCATTACGGGGTCACCGGCCGTCAGCCAGATGTCTGGCCTTGGCTTGTCGGGGATGCCGGCATCCCTAAACACCATGGCCGGGCTCCTGGCGGGCTCAACTTCGGCCCCCTACGCCACGGCAGCAGCAGGCTCCGGAACCATCGGAAGCCCCCTAGCAGGGAAAAGCGTCAGCAGTAGCAGCCCTAACTCCGGCACAGTGGGACCGATGGGCGGGAACACTGTCAGCGATAGATCCACGGGCCTGTTGGGCTCTGCGCCCTGTGCAATTGGTGTCAGCGGTGGGATTCTCAGCCTAAGCGGCCTTGGCTCAGGGCAGTTGGCGGTCCAGGGCCCTCCCCTGGTGGCCTCCAGTCCCATAGGAGGCCTGTCCCCTGGAAGCAGCCTGGGAGCCATAGGAAGCATTGGAGGGAACTCTGGTTCAGGCGCGCCAAGCAGCAGCGTGGGCATGGGAGGAGGAAGCACGGCGATCACAAGGCCACCCAGTGGACAGAAGCAGAATGGTAGCACTA GTTACAGTGCTGTAGTAGCAGACAGCACACCCGATTCCGCCCTCAATAGTGCCAGCCAATTACAGAGCAGCCAACCGTCGTCTTTGACCTCCACCACCAATCAGCC tAAAGACAGTGGCCCCAGCCTCTTAGGGCCCATGATTCTTCCCAccagctctccctcgccctcctacAGCGAGAGTAAACTTCCAGGCAGCGGTATGCTCAACGGGCCACTCTCCTACACACAGACCTCTGAAAGCAAG cCCCAGGAGCCTCTGAGCACTCTAAAGTCTATGGCAGAACGAGCGGCACTGGGCtcaggaatggagggagagatgctTCCTCTGCACCTCACCACAG ACATTTTCCCCAGCACTACATTGCCCCCGGGGCCTCCCTCGGCCCCCCAGCAGCCCTCGCTTTCAGAGGTCAGCATCCCCCCATCGCTAGGCGTGTGCCCACTCGGGCCTGTACCCCTGTCCAAAGACCAGCTGTACCAGCAGGCCATGCAGGAATCGGCATGGACGCACATGCCCCACCCCTCCGACTCGGAGAGGATCAG GCAGTACCTGATGAGGAACCCATGTCCCACCCTGCCTTTCCACCACCAGGTGCCACCCCCCCACTCAGACTCTGTAGAGTTCTACCAGAGACTGTCCACGGAAACACTGTTCTTCATCTTCTACTacctagag GGCACCAAGGCCCAGTATCTGGCAGCCAAGGCCTTGAAGAAGCAGTCGTGGCGGTTCCACACCAAGTACATGATGTGGTTCCAGAGGCACGAGGAGCCCAAGACCATCACAGATGAGTTTGAGCAG GGGACGTACATTTACTTTGACTACGAGAAGTGGGGACAACGGAAGAAGGAGGGATTCACGTTTGAGTACAGGTACCTTGAGGACCGAGACCTCCAGTGA
- the LOC110489260 gene encoding CCR4-NOT transcription complex subunit 3 isoform X6 — MERFKIVERETKTKAYSKEGLGLAQKVDPAQREKEEVGNWLTNTIDTLNMQVDQFESEVESLSVQTRKKKGDKEKQDRIEELKRFIEKHRYHIRMLETILRMLDNDTLPVDSIRKIKDDVEYYMDSSQDPDFEENEFLYDDLDLEELPTSPSVSPHPSLVSLAGSLVATSPPGQSLLDDDLFHQISSGTPTSTTSSSPIPPSSATYTTENSEDDKKRGRSTDSEVGQLCCTRSGFEVMPFIKFQSPIKNGNPSSSLSSSSSSSSSSSSSASSGASSSSLATITGVGLPVTGGNSLLGNMGGLLSNSGSYRDATQLQQHYHTQQARNSVISSNAPSNSNPSNNILLPSPSASSPANSSTTLPPLTPNTQLHAPSRPSPSSSLGLGLGLGLGKGGITGSPAVSQMSGLGLSGMPASLNTMAGLLAGSTSAPYATAAAGSGTIGSPLAGKSVSSSSPNSGTVGPMGGNTVSDRSTGLLGSAPCAIGVSGGILSLSGLGSGQLAVQGPPLVASSPIGGLSPGSSLGAIGSIGGNSGSGAPSSSVGMGGGSTAITRPPSGQKQNGSTSYSAVVADSTPDSALNSASQLQSSQPSSLTSTTNQPKDSGPSLLGPMILPTSSPSPSYSESKLPGSGMLNGPLSYTQTSESKPQEPLSTLKSMAERAALGSGMEGEMLPLHLTTDIFPSTTLPPGPPSAPQQPSLSEVSIPPSLGVCPLGPVPLSKDQLYQQAMQESAWTHMPHPSDSERIRQYLMRNPCPTLPFHHQVPPPHSDSVEFYQRLSTETLFFIFYYLEGTKAQYLAAKALKKQSWRFHTKYMMWFQRHEEPKTITDEFEQGTYIYFDYEKWGQRKKEGFTFEYRYLEDRDLQ, encoded by the exons ATGGAGCGGTTCAAGATCGTGGAGCGAGAGACCAAGACAAAGGCCTACTCTAAGGAGGGGCTGGGCCTGGCACAGAAGGTGGACCCGGCCcaaagggagaaagaggaggtcgGCAATTGGCTAACG AATACAATAGACACTCTGAACATGCAGGTGGACCAGTTTGAGAGCGAAGTGGAGTCCCTCTCAGTCCAGACTCGAAAGAAGAAGGGAGACAAAGAG AAACAGGACCGCATCGAAGAGCTGAAGCGCTTCATCGAGAAGCACCGGTACCACATCCGGATGCTGGAGACCATCCTGCGCATGCTGGACAACGACACCTTGCCGGTGGACTCCATCCGCAAGATCAAGGACGACGTGGAGTACTACATGGACTCGTCGCAGGACCCAGACTTCGAGGAGAACGAGTTCCTCTACGACGACCTGGATCTGGAGGAGCTCC ctacctctccctctgtctccccccatCCATCTCTTGTCTCTCTAGCCGGGTCGCTGGTGGCCACGTCCCCGCCGGGCCAATCGCTCCTGGACGACGATCTCTTCCATCAGATCTCCAGCGGCACGCCTACCTCCACCACTTCCTCCTCGCCCATCCCTCCCTCGTCCGCAACTTACACTACG gagaaCTCTGAAGATGACAAGAAAAGGGGACGTTCGACAGACAGTGAAGTCGGTCAG CTGTGCTGCACCAGGAGTGGTTTTGAAGTAATGCCTTTTATAAAATTTCAGTCGCCTATCAAGAACGGCAACCCCTCTTCGTcgttgtcctcctcctcctcttcctcctcctcctcttcatcctctgcCTCCTCGGGAGCCTCCTCATCCTCGCTGGCGACCATCACCGGGGTTGGCCTGCCTGTCACTGGGGGCAACAGCCTCCTGGGCAACATGGGAGGTCTCCTCTCCAACTCTGGCAGCTACAGAGACGCTACCCAACTGCAGCAGCATTACCATACCCAGCAGGCCAGAAACTCAGTCATCTCCTCCAACGCCCCCTCCAACTCCAACCCTTCGAACAACATCCTCCTCCCCAGCCCCTCCGCTTCCTCACCCGCCAACTCTAGCACAACCCTCCCCCCACTCACGCCCAACACCCAGTTGCATGCTCCATCAAGGCCGTCACCGTCCTCCAGCTTGGGGCTTGGGTTGGGCTTGGGCCTTGGTAAAGGCGGCATTACGGGGTCACCGGCCGTCAGCCAGATGTCTGGCCTTGGCTTGTCGGGGATGCCGGCATCCCTAAACACCATGGCCGGGCTCCTGGCGGGCTCAACTTCGGCCCCCTACGCCACGGCAGCAGCAGGCTCCGGAACCATCGGAAGCCCCCTAGCAGGGAAAAGCGTCAGCAGTAGCAGCCCTAACTCCGGCACAGTGGGACCGATGGGCGGGAACACTGTCAGCGATAGATCCACGGGCCTGTTGGGCTCTGCGCCCTGTGCAATTGGTGTCAGCGGTGGGATTCTCAGCCTAAGCGGCCTTGGCTCAGGGCAGTTGGCGGTCCAGGGCCCTCCCCTGGTGGCCTCCAGTCCCATAGGAGGCCTGTCCCCTGGAAGCAGCCTGGGAGCCATAGGAAGCATTGGAGGGAACTCTGGTTCAGGCGCGCCAAGCAGCAGCGTGGGCATGGGAGGAGGAAGCACGGCGATCACAAGGCCACCCAGTGGACAGAAGCAGAATGGTAGCACTA GTTACAGTGCTGTAGTAGCAGACAGCACACCCGATTCCGCCCTCAATAGTGCCAGCCAATTACAGAGCAGCCAACCGTCGTCTTTGACCTCCACCACCAATCAGCC tAAAGACAGTGGCCCCAGCCTCTTAGGGCCCATGATTCTTCCCAccagctctccctcgccctcctacAGCGAGAGTAAACTTCCAGGCAGCGGTATGCTCAACGGGCCACTCTCCTACACACAGACCTCTGAAAGCAAG cCCCAGGAGCCTCTGAGCACTCTAAAGTCTATGGCAGAACGAGCGGCACTGGGCtcaggaatggagggagagatgctTCCTCTGCACCTCACCACAG ACATTTTCCCCAGCACTACATTGCCCCCGGGGCCTCCCTCGGCCCCCCAGCAGCCCTCGCTTTCAGAGGTCAGCATCCCCCCATCGCTAGGCGTGTGCCCACTCGGGCCTGTACCCCTGTCCAAAGACCAGCTGTACCAGCAGGCCATGCAGGAATCGGCATGGACGCACATGCCCCACCCCTCCGACTCGGAGAGGATCAG GCAGTACCTGATGAGGAACCCATGTCCCACCCTGCCTTTCCACCACCAGGTGCCACCCCCCCACTCAGACTCTGTAGAGTTCTACCAGAGACTGTCCACGGAAACACTGTTCTTCATCTTCTACTacctagag GGCACCAAGGCCCAGTATCTGGCAGCCAAGGCCTTGAAGAAGCAGTCGTGGCGGTTCCACACCAAGTACATGATGTGGTTCCAGAGGCACGAGGAGCCCAAGACCATCACAGATGAGTTTGAGCAG GGGACGTACATTTACTTTGACTACGAGAAGTGGGGACAACGGAAGAAGGAGGGATTCACGTTTGAGTACAGGTACCTTGAGGACCGAGACCTCCAGTGA
- the LOC110489260 gene encoding CCR4-NOT transcription complex subunit 3 isoform X5 translates to MADKRKLQGEIDRCLKKVTEGVEQFEDIWQKLHNAANANQKEKYEADLKKEIKKLQRLRDQIKTWVASNEIKDKRQLVENRKLIETQMERFKIVERETKTKAYSKEGLGLAQKVDPAQREKEEVGNWLTNTIDTLNMQVDQFESEVESLSVQTRKKKGDKEKQDRIEELKRFIEKHRYHIRMLETILRMLDNDTLPVDSIRKIKDDVEYYMDSSQDPDFEENEFLYDDLDLEELPGSLVATSPPGQSLLDDDLFHQISSGTPTSTTSSSPIPPSSATYTTENSEDDKKRGRSTDSEVGQSPIKNGNPSSSLSSSSSSSSSSSSSASSGASSSSLATITGVGLPVTGGNSLLGNMGGLLSNSGSYRDATQLQQHYHTQQARNSVISSNAPSNSNPSNNILLPSPSASSPANSSTTLPPLTPNTQLHAPSRPSPSSSLGLGLGLGLGKGGITGSPAVSQMSGLGLSGMPASLNTMAGLLAGSTSAPYATAAAGSGTIGSPLAGKSVSSSSPNSGTVGPMGGNTVSDRSTGLLGSAPCAIGVSGGILSLSGLGSGQLAVQGPPLVASSPIGGLSPGSSLGAIGSIGGNSGSGAPSSSVGMGGGSTAITRPPSGQKQNGSTSYSAVVADSTPDSALNSASQLQSSQPSSLTSTTNQPKDSGPSLLGPMILPTSSPSPSYSESKLPGSGMLNGPLSYTQTSESKPQEPLSTLKSMAERAALGSGMEGEMLPLHLTTDIFPSTTLPPGPPSAPQQPSLSEVSIPPSLGVCPLGPVPLSKDQLYQQAMQESAWTHMPHPSDSERIRQYLMRNPCPTLPFHHQVPPPHSDSVEFYQRLSTETLFFIFYYLEGTKAQYLAAKALKKQSWRFHTKYMMWFQRHEEPKTITDEFEQGTYIYFDYEKWGQRKKEGFTFEYRYLEDRDLQ, encoded by the exons ATGGCTGATAAAAGGAAACTTCAAG GTGAAATAGATCGATGTTTGAAAAAAGTAACGGAAGGCGTGGAACAGTTTGAAGACATTTGGCAAAAG CTTCACAATGCAGCCAACGCTAACCAGAAGGAGAAGTATGAAGCAGACCTCAAGAAAGAGATTAAAAAACTACAG CGTCTTCGAGACCAGATCAAGACGTGGGTGGCCTCCAACGAGATTAAAGACAAAAGGCAGCTAGTGGAGAATCGCAAACTGATTGAGACG CAAATGGAGCGGTTCAAGATCGTGGAGCGAGAGACCAAGACAAAGGCCTACTCTAAGGAGGGGCTGGGCCTGGCACAGAAGGTGGACCCGGCCcaaagggagaaagaggaggtcgGCAATTGGCTAACG AATACAATAGACACTCTGAACATGCAGGTGGACCAGTTTGAGAGCGAAGTGGAGTCCCTCTCAGTCCAGACTCGAAAGAAGAAGGGAGACAAAGAG AAACAGGACCGCATCGAAGAGCTGAAGCGCTTCATCGAGAAGCACCGGTACCACATCCGGATGCTGGAGACCATCCTGCGCATGCTGGACAACGACACCTTGCCGGTGGACTCCATCCGCAAGATCAAGGACGACGTGGAGTACTACATGGACTCGTCGCAGGACCCAGACTTCGAGGAGAACGAGTTCCTCTACGACGACCTGGATCTGGAGGAGCTCC CCGGGTCGCTGGTGGCCACGTCCCCGCCGGGCCAATCGCTCCTGGACGACGATCTCTTCCATCAGATCTCCAGCGGCACGCCTACCTCCACCACTTCCTCCTCGCCCATCCCTCCCTCGTCCGCAACTTACACTACG gagaaCTCTGAAGATGACAAGAAAAGGGGACGTTCGACAGACAGTGAAGTCGGTCAG TCGCCTATCAAGAACGGCAACCCCTCTTCGTcgttgtcctcctcctcctcttcctcctcctcctcttcatcctctgcCTCCTCGGGAGCCTCCTCATCCTCGCTGGCGACCATCACCGGGGTTGGCCTGCCTGTCACTGGGGGCAACAGCCTCCTGGGCAACATGGGAGGTCTCCTCTCCAACTCTGGCAGCTACAGAGACGCTACCCAACTGCAGCAGCATTACCATACCCAGCAGGCCAGAAACTCAGTCATCTCCTCCAACGCCCCCTCCAACTCCAACCCTTCGAACAACATCCTCCTCCCCAGCCCCTCCGCTTCCTCACCCGCCAACTCTAGCACAACCCTCCCCCCACTCACGCCCAACACCCAGTTGCATGCTCCATCAAGGCCGTCACCGTCCTCCAGCTTGGGGCTTGGGTTGGGCTTGGGCCTTGGTAAAGGCGGCATTACGGGGTCACCGGCCGTCAGCCAGATGTCTGGCCTTGGCTTGTCGGGGATGCCGGCATCCCTAAACACCATGGCCGGGCTCCTGGCGGGCTCAACTTCGGCCCCCTACGCCACGGCAGCAGCAGGCTCCGGAACCATCGGAAGCCCCCTAGCAGGGAAAAGCGTCAGCAGTAGCAGCCCTAACTCCGGCACAGTGGGACCGATGGGCGGGAACACTGTCAGCGATAGATCCACGGGCCTGTTGGGCTCTGCGCCCTGTGCAATTGGTGTCAGCGGTGGGATTCTCAGCCTAAGCGGCCTTGGCTCAGGGCAGTTGGCGGTCCAGGGCCCTCCCCTGGTGGCCTCCAGTCCCATAGGAGGCCTGTCCCCTGGAAGCAGCCTGGGAGCCATAGGAAGCATTGGAGGGAACTCTGGTTCAGGCGCGCCAAGCAGCAGCGTGGGCATGGGAGGAGGAAGCACGGCGATCACAAGGCCACCCAGTGGACAGAAGCAGAATGGTAGCACTA GTTACAGTGCTGTAGTAGCAGACAGCACACCCGATTCCGCCCTCAATAGTGCCAGCCAATTACAGAGCAGCCAACCGTCGTCTTTGACCTCCACCACCAATCAGCC tAAAGACAGTGGCCCCAGCCTCTTAGGGCCCATGATTCTTCCCAccagctctccctcgccctcctacAGCGAGAGTAAACTTCCAGGCAGCGGTATGCTCAACGGGCCACTCTCCTACACACAGACCTCTGAAAGCAAG cCCCAGGAGCCTCTGAGCACTCTAAAGTCTATGGCAGAACGAGCGGCACTGGGCtcaggaatggagggagagatgctTCCTCTGCACCTCACCACAG ACATTTTCCCCAGCACTACATTGCCCCCGGGGCCTCCCTCGGCCCCCCAGCAGCCCTCGCTTTCAGAGGTCAGCATCCCCCCATCGCTAGGCGTGTGCCCACTCGGGCCTGTACCCCTGTCCAAAGACCAGCTGTACCAGCAGGCCATGCAGGAATCGGCATGGACGCACATGCCCCACCCCTCCGACTCGGAGAGGATCAG GCAGTACCTGATGAGGAACCCATGTCCCACCCTGCCTTTCCACCACCAGGTGCCACCCCCCCACTCAGACTCTGTAGAGTTCTACCAGAGACTGTCCACGGAAACACTGTTCTTCATCTTCTACTacctagag GGCACCAAGGCCCAGTATCTGGCAGCCAAGGCCTTGAAGAAGCAGTCGTGGCGGTTCCACACCAAGTACATGATGTGGTTCCAGAGGCACGAGGAGCCCAAGACCATCACAGATGAGTTTGAGCAG GGGACGTACATTTACTTTGACTACGAGAAGTGGGGACAACGGAAGAAGGAGGGATTCACGTTTGAGTACAGGTACCTTGAGGACCGAGACCTCCAGTGA
- the LOC110489260 gene encoding CCR4-NOT transcription complex subunit 3 isoform X3, with protein MADKRKLQGEIDRCLKKVTEGVEQFEDIWQKLHNAANANQKEKYEADLKKEIKKLQRLRDQIKTWVASNEIKDKRQLVENRKLIETQMERFKIVERETKTKAYSKEGLGLAQKVDPAQREKEEVGNWLTNTIDTLNMQVDQFESEVESLSVQTRKKKGDKEKQDRIEELKRFIEKHRYHIRMLETILRMLDNDTLPVDSIRKIKDDVEYYMDSSQDPDFEENEFLYDDLDLEELPGSLVATSPPGQSLLDDDLFHQISSGTPTSTTSSSPIPPSSATYTTENSEDDKKRGRSTDSEVGQLCCTRSGFEVMPFIKFQSPIKNGNPSSSLSSSSSSSSSSSSSASSGASSSSLATITGVGLPVTGGNSLLGNMGGLLSNSGSYRDATQLQQHYHTQQARNSVISSNAPSNSNPSNNILLPSPSASSPANSSTTLPPLTPNTQLHAPSRPSPSSSLGLGLGLGLGKGGITGSPAVSQMSGLGLSGMPASLNTMAGLLAGSTSAPYATAAAGSGTIGSPLAGKSVSSSSPNSGTVGPMGGNTVSDRSTGLLGSAPCAIGVSGGILSLSGLGSGQLAVQGPPLVASSPIGGLSPGSSLGAIGSIGGNSGSGAPSSSVGMGGGSTAITRPPSGQKQNGSTSYSAVVADSTPDSALNSASQLQSSQPSSLTSTTNQPKDSGPSLLGPMILPTSSPSPSYSESKLPGSGMLNGPLSYTQTSESKPQEPLSTLKSMAERAALGSGMEGEMLPLHLTTDIFPSTTLPPGPPSAPQQPSLSEVSIPPSLGVCPLGPVPLSKDQLYQQAMQESAWTHMPHPSDSERIRQYLMRNPCPTLPFHHQVPPPHSDSVEFYQRLSTETLFFIFYYLEGTKAQYLAAKALKKQSWRFHTKYMMWFQRHEEPKTITDEFEQGTYIYFDYEKWGQRKKEGFTFEYRYLEDRDLQ; from the exons ATGGCTGATAAAAGGAAACTTCAAG GTGAAATAGATCGATGTTTGAAAAAAGTAACGGAAGGCGTGGAACAGTTTGAAGACATTTGGCAAAAG CTTCACAATGCAGCCAACGCTAACCAGAAGGAGAAGTATGAAGCAGACCTCAAGAAAGAGATTAAAAAACTACAG CGTCTTCGAGACCAGATCAAGACGTGGGTGGCCTCCAACGAGATTAAAGACAAAAGGCAGCTAGTGGAGAATCGCAAACTGATTGAGACG CAAATGGAGCGGTTCAAGATCGTGGAGCGAGAGACCAAGACAAAGGCCTACTCTAAGGAGGGGCTGGGCCTGGCACAGAAGGTGGACCCGGCCcaaagggagaaagaggaggtcgGCAATTGGCTAACG AATACAATAGACACTCTGAACATGCAGGTGGACCAGTTTGAGAGCGAAGTGGAGTCCCTCTCAGTCCAGACTCGAAAGAAGAAGGGAGACAAAGAG AAACAGGACCGCATCGAAGAGCTGAAGCGCTTCATCGAGAAGCACCGGTACCACATCCGGATGCTGGAGACCATCCTGCGCATGCTGGACAACGACACCTTGCCGGTGGACTCCATCCGCAAGATCAAGGACGACGTGGAGTACTACATGGACTCGTCGCAGGACCCAGACTTCGAGGAGAACGAGTTCCTCTACGACGACCTGGATCTGGAGGAGCTCC CCGGGTCGCTGGTGGCCACGTCCCCGCCGGGCCAATCGCTCCTGGACGACGATCTCTTCCATCAGATCTCCAGCGGCACGCCTACCTCCACCACTTCCTCCTCGCCCATCCCTCCCTCGTCCGCAACTTACACTACG gagaaCTCTGAAGATGACAAGAAAAGGGGACGTTCGACAGACAGTGAAGTCGGTCAG CTGTGCTGCACCAGGAGTGGTTTTGAAGTAATGCCTTTTATAAAATTTCAGTCGCCTATCAAGAACGGCAACCCCTCTTCGTcgttgtcctcctcctcctcttcctcctcctcctcttcatcctctgcCTCCTCGGGAGCCTCCTCATCCTCGCTGGCGACCATCACCGGGGTTGGCCTGCCTGTCACTGGGGGCAACAGCCTCCTGGGCAACATGGGAGGTCTCCTCTCCAACTCTGGCAGCTACAGAGACGCTACCCAACTGCAGCAGCATTACCATACCCAGCAGGCCAGAAACTCAGTCATCTCCTCCAACGCCCCCTCCAACTCCAACCCTTCGAACAACATCCTCCTCCCCAGCCCCTCCGCTTCCTCACCCGCCAACTCTAGCACAACCCTCCCCCCACTCACGCCCAACACCCAGTTGCATGCTCCATCAAGGCCGTCACCGTCCTCCAGCTTGGGGCTTGGGTTGGGCTTGGGCCTTGGTAAAGGCGGCATTACGGGGTCACCGGCCGTCAGCCAGATGTCTGGCCTTGGCTTGTCGGGGATGCCGGCATCCCTAAACACCATGGCCGGGCTCCTGGCGGGCTCAACTTCGGCCCCCTACGCCACGGCAGCAGCAGGCTCCGGAACCATCGGAAGCCCCCTAGCAGGGAAAAGCGTCAGCAGTAGCAGCCCTAACTCCGGCACAGTGGGACCGATGGGCGGGAACACTGTCAGCGATAGATCCACGGGCCTGTTGGGCTCTGCGCCCTGTGCAATTGGTGTCAGCGGTGGGATTCTCAGCCTAAGCGGCCTTGGCTCAGGGCAGTTGGCGGTCCAGGGCCCTCCCCTGGTGGCCTCCAGTCCCATAGGAGGCCTGTCCCCTGGAAGCAGCCTGGGAGCCATAGGAAGCATTGGAGGGAACTCTGGTTCAGGCGCGCCAAGCAGCAGCGTGGGCATGGGAGGAGGAAGCACGGCGATCACAAGGCCACCCAGTGGACAGAAGCAGAATGGTAGCACTA GTTACAGTGCTGTAGTAGCAGACAGCACACCCGATTCCGCCCTCAATAGTGCCAGCCAATTACAGAGCAGCCAACCGTCGTCTTTGACCTCCACCACCAATCAGCC tAAAGACAGTGGCCCCAGCCTCTTAGGGCCCATGATTCTTCCCAccagctctccctcgccctcctacAGCGAGAGTAAACTTCCAGGCAGCGGTATGCTCAACGGGCCACTCTCCTACACACAGACCTCTGAAAGCAAG cCCCAGGAGCCTCTGAGCACTCTAAAGTCTATGGCAGAACGAGCGGCACTGGGCtcaggaatggagggagagatgctTCCTCTGCACCTCACCACAG ACATTTTCCCCAGCACTACATTGCCCCCGGGGCCTCCCTCGGCCCCCCAGCAGCCCTCGCTTTCAGAGGTCAGCATCCCCCCATCGCTAGGCGTGTGCCCACTCGGGCCTGTACCCCTGTCCAAAGACCAGCTGTACCAGCAGGCCATGCAGGAATCGGCATGGACGCACATGCCCCACCCCTCCGACTCGGAGAGGATCAG GCAGTACCTGATGAGGAACCCATGTCCCACCCTGCCTTTCCACCACCAGGTGCCACCCCCCCACTCAGACTCTGTAGAGTTCTACCAGAGACTGTCCACGGAAACACTGTTCTTCATCTTCTACTacctagag GGCACCAAGGCCCAGTATCTGGCAGCCAAGGCCTTGAAGAAGCAGTCGTGGCGGTTCCACACCAAGTACATGATGTGGTTCCAGAGGCACGAGGAGCCCAAGACCATCACAGATGAGTTTGAGCAG GGGACGTACATTTACTTTGACTACGAGAAGTGGGGACAACGGAAGAAGGAGGGATTCACGTTTGAGTACAGGTACCTTGAGGACCGAGACCTCCAGTGA